From Corynebacterium aquatimens:
CCCGAACGGCAAGCCCGTGTGGGAAGACACTGATTCCCTTTACCTTGACGTGGAGTGCTGGGGACAGCTCGCGGTGAACACCCACGTTTCCCTAAAGAAAGGCCTCCCCGTCATCGTGGTGGGGCGTTTGGTCACGGAAAAGTGGGAAGAGACCCTCGAGAATAGTAAGGATGTAGTGTTCCGCTACCGCACGATTATGAAGGCGAACCAAGTAGCACTGGAACTTAGCCGTCACCAAGCCGCATGGAAGGCGTCCAACGTTCAAGAGCACAGTTTGGACGAACTCGATGCACCGCGTGTGAAGACGGCTGATGAGATAGCTGAAGCGGAAAATGGAGCGGCTGCCACGACAGCGGACTCATCCGATTCCGGCCAATCACACGGAGAGCAAGCAGCCGACCACTCTTCCGGTGCGTCGGATGGCGTGATTCAGCGCAGCATGCCTCTCAACCGCCAGCAGACCGCCCACCTCGAGGATCCAAACCAGCAGAACGCGCAGCGTTCACAACAGCAGGAGGACGCGGAAGCGGCAGAGCTGTCAGAAGACACTGTGCCTTACTAAATCCCGGACTAAATCCCGGCCGAACGTTGACCGGTGGCAGCCTTCACCGGTGAACGTCCCGCATAGCCACCGGTGAAGGTGATGTACCCTTTGTGGTGTTTGAACCTTGAAAAATTCTTGCTCCATGAAGGGGAAATTACGTGGCTGAGTTCATCTACACGATGAAAAACGTTCGCAGGGCTATCGGTGACAAAGTCATTCTGGACAACGTCACCATGGCCTTTTACCCCGGCGCCAAGATCGGTGTCGTGGGACCCAACGGCGCGGGTAAGTCCTCGCTGCTGAAGATCATGGCGGGCCTGGACCAGCCGAATAATGGTGAAGCGTTCTTGGATCCTGGCGCCACCGTCGGAATCCTGCTTCAAGAGCCGCCGTTGAATGAGGAAAAGACGGTTCGTGAGAACGTCGAAGAGGGTCTCGGCGACATCTTCACCAAGAAGCAGCGATTTGAGGAAATCGCAGCCGAAATGGCAACGAACTACTCCGATGAGCTGATGGAAGAGATGGGCAAGCTCCAAGAGGAGCTCGATGCCGCGGATGCGTGGGAGGTTGACTCCAAGATCGAGCAGGCCATGGACGCACTGCGTTGCCCGCCGCCGGATGAGCCTGTGACCCACCTGTCTGGTGGTGAGCGCCGTCGAGTAGCGCTGGCGAAGCTCCTGCTTAGCGAGCCTGACCTGCTTCTTCTTGACGAGCCGACGAACCACTTGGACGCCGAGAGTGTTCTGTGGCTGGAGAAGCACCTGCAGGACTACCCGGGTGCTGTCTTGGCCGTGACCCACGACCGCTACTTCCTGGACAACGTCGCCCAGTGGATCTGTGAGGTCGACCGCGGCAAGCTCTACCCGTACGAGGGCAACTACTCCACGTACCTGGAAACGAAAGCTCAGCGCCTTGAGGTTGCAGGTAAGAAAGACCAGAAGCTGCAAAAGCGTCTGAAGAACGAACTCGAGTGGGTTCGCTCCTCCCCGAAGGCCCGCCAGGCAAAGAACAAGGCCCGCCTGGAGCGCTACGAGGAAATGGCGGCAGAAGCAGAGAAGTACAAGAAGCTCGACTTCGAAGAAATCCAGATCCCGACCCCGCCGCGTTTGGGTAACAAGGTGGTTGAAGTCAAGGATCTGGACAAGGGCTTCGATGGCCGCGTGCTTATCGACGATCTGTCGTTCACGCTGCCCCGAAACGGCATCGTCGGTGTGATTGGCCCGAACGGTGTGGGTAAAACGACCCTCTTCAAGACCATCGTTGGCCTGGAAGAGCCGGACTCGGGAACCGTCGACGTCGGTGAGACCGTGCAGTTGTCATACGTGGACCAGAACCGCGCCAACATCGACCCCGAAAAAACCGTGTGGGAAGTCGTCTCCGACGGCTTGGACTACATCCACGTTGGACAGAACGAAATGCCGTCGCGCGCCTACCTATCCGCCTTCGGCTTCAAGGGCCCGGACCAGCAGAAACCGTCGAAGGTTCTCTCCGGTGGTGAGCGCAACCGCCTCAACCTGGCTCTGACCCTGAAGCAGGGCGGAAATCTGATCCTCCTCGACGAGCCGACAAACGACCTCGACGTGGAAACCCTGGGCTCACTAGAGAACGCTCTCCAGCAATTCCCGGGCTGCGCCGTAGTGATCTCGCACGACCGCTGGTTCCTTGACCGCACCTGCACCCACATCCTGGCCTGGGAAGGCAACATCGAAGAAGGCAAGTGGTTCTGGTTCGAAGGCAACTTCGGAGACTACGAAAAGAACAAGGTCGAGCGTCTCGGTGAGGAAGCCGCCAAGCCGTCCCGCGTTACGCACCGCAAACTGACCCGTTAGAGCTCTCACGAGCTCTAACGAGGAAAACAACAAAGGACGAGCTCTAACGAGGAAAACCCACCAAGCGCGAGCTCTAACGAGGAACCCCCCAAGCGCGAGCTCGCACGAGCAAGTAGAAAAGGTATTTGAGACATGTCTGCTGAACAGATCGAGCACATCGAGGCCCACAACTTCATTCCGCTGCGGTGGAACGACTTTGACCGCTACGGTCACCTGAACAACTGCGCGTTCGTGGAAATGGCGCAGGAAGCGCGTACGCAGTTCCTTCGGACCCGCTTTGAGGAAGTGGGCGAAGAAATGGGCGTCTTCGTCCGCCACGTGGAGGTAGATTTCCTTCGACCCGTCATGCCCGACACCAAGAAGGTGGAGGTCGTCTCTGAGGTCGTGGAGATTGGCAACACCTCGTTCAAGACGCGCCAAGAGATCAAGGACCGCCAGGGGCGCGTGGCTGGCGTGGTCACTACCGTGCTGGTCATGGTGGACCTGAGCACGGCCACCCCACGCGAGATTTCCCAGAAGGAAATCGGGATTCTTGAATCCGTCAAACGCCCCAACACTGACGAGTCGGCACCAGCGGAGCTGGAGTCCTAGGCACGCTTTCATCCCGCCCGTCTCTAGCCGTAGCTAGAGTGGGCTGGCATGGAAGAGACACTGGAGATTCACCGCGGGGCAGCAGGGCTGCGAGCCCTGCTCGCGCGTGCTCTT
This genomic window contains:
- a CDS encoding acyl-CoA thioesterase — protein: MSAEQIEHIEAHNFIPLRWNDFDRYGHLNNCAFVEMAQEARTQFLRTRFEEVGEEMGVFVRHVEVDFLRPVMPDTKKVEVVSEVVEIGNTSFKTRQEIKDRQGRVAGVVTTVLVMVDLSTATPREISQKEIGILESVKRPNTDESAPAELES
- a CDS encoding single-stranded DNA-binding protein; the protein is MAQLPVTISGNLIEDPRFLKFKSGTTLTKMRVATSRRVMTNDLDPNGKPVWEDTDSLYLDVECWGQLAVNTHVSLKKGLPVIVVGRLVTEKWEETLENSKDVVFRYRTIMKANQVALELSRHQAAWKASNVQEHSLDELDAPRVKTADEIAEAENGAAATTADSSDSGQSHGEQAADHSSGASDGVIQRSMPLNRQQTAHLEDPNQQNAQRSQQQEDAEAAELSEDTVPY
- the ettA gene encoding energy-dependent translational throttle protein EttA; translation: MAEFIYTMKNVRRAIGDKVILDNVTMAFYPGAKIGVVGPNGAGKSSLLKIMAGLDQPNNGEAFLDPGATVGILLQEPPLNEEKTVRENVEEGLGDIFTKKQRFEEIAAEMATNYSDELMEEMGKLQEELDAADAWEVDSKIEQAMDALRCPPPDEPVTHLSGGERRRVALAKLLLSEPDLLLLDEPTNHLDAESVLWLEKHLQDYPGAVLAVTHDRYFLDNVAQWICEVDRGKLYPYEGNYSTYLETKAQRLEVAGKKDQKLQKRLKNELEWVRSSPKARQAKNKARLERYEEMAAEAEKYKKLDFEEIQIPTPPRLGNKVVEVKDLDKGFDGRVLIDDLSFTLPRNGIVGVIGPNGVGKTTLFKTIVGLEEPDSGTVDVGETVQLSYVDQNRANIDPEKTVWEVVSDGLDYIHVGQNEMPSRAYLSAFGFKGPDQQKPSKVLSGGERNRLNLALTLKQGGNLILLDEPTNDLDVETLGSLENALQQFPGCAVVISHDRWFLDRTCTHILAWEGNIEEGKWFWFEGNFGDYEKNKVERLGEEAAKPSRVTHRKLTR